One part of the Ciona intestinalis chromosome 5, KH, whole genome shotgun sequence genome encodes these proteins:
- the LOC100180291 gene encoding EF-hand calcium-binding domain-containing protein 14 produces the protein MGSHNKRMKKRRELDALLSGGRSKQGYEQLQPQSTSHHADIVFSSSSRDGDNFNSHLNYGTRKMGRAISIRKRACCMKRLYHICLPACMVAMIVTCVVISVGIVWLQLRLKSEVDGVKMRISKLEGWSRDEPASLADLETLVSSMQLEVTNIKQQIIQPLQLKLAGLMHQVEQQSSRQITQTFQDSINTLQQNVVELTTDVTHVHQSVTGLETSTQQLHAQTTQNSDDIARISSLVTDYKQEIESMENKPQRYAMASTSEGFYNSSINAIQSRLKLLEDNSATTNMLQPLSSKQTLMEVEISIIKNTVASVNESIMTLLDDNHGLQTQISSLEQTTENLRQSFLNEGESLSLPLTPETGGSNLNPQNIETNANVENVLNESVFPSHGTDHRVGDTTTSFTELPTKGQPEENDTVVGNLNELTEVATDYENSRTDLSHKTET, from the exons ATGGGTTCACATAACAAGCGAATGAAGAAACGCAGAGAACTCGACGCTCTTTTGA GTGGCGGGCGTTCAAAACAAGGTTATGAACAATTACAACCCCAATCTACATCCCATCATGCTGACATTGTGTTCAGTTCATCATCAAGAGATGGAGATAATTTTAATTCCCATCTTAACTATGGCACCAGAAA AATGGGCCGAGCAATCAGTATTCGAAAGAGAGCTTGTTGCATGAAGAGGTTGTACCATATCTGTTTACCTGCATGTATGGTTGCCATGATCGTGACATGCGTCGTCATTTCAGTTGGCATTGTATGGTTACAACTCCGACTTAAAAGTGAAGTAGACGGAGTGAAGATGCGAATAAGCAAAT TGGAAGGTTGGTCCCGTGATGAACCGGCATCTTTAGCTGATTTAGAAACTTTGGTCAGTTCAATGCAACTTGAGGTGACAAATATCAAACAGCAAATTATTCAACCTTTGCAACTTAAACTGGCTGGCTTAATGCACCAG GTGGAACAACAGTCATCAAGACAAATTACTCAAACATTTCAAGACTCAATTAACACTTTACAACAG AATGTGGTTGAATTGACCACTGATGTAACTCATGTTCACCAATCCGTTACTGGTCTTGAAACTTCAACACAGCAACTGCATGCACAAACCACCCAAAACAGCGATGATATAGCACGCATCAGCTCTTTAGTAACAGATTACAAGcag GAAATTGAAAGCATGGAAAATAAACCACAGCGTTACGCCATGGCATCAACTAGTGAAGGGTTTTACAATTCATCCATCAACGCCATCCAATCACGACTTAAACTG cttGAAGATAACTCAGCCACCACCAACATGTTGCAACCGTTATCAAGCAAACAAACATTGATGGAAGTTGAAAtatcaataattaaaaat ACTGTGGCAAGCGTCAACGAATCAATAATGACGTTGCTTGACGACAACCATGGTCTCCAAACCCAAATCAGCAGTCTCGAACAAACGACCGAAAATTTGCGGCAATCGTTTTTAAACGAAGGAGAAAGCCTATCTTTACCCCTGACCCCGGAAACGGGGGGCTCAAATCTTAACCcacaaaacattgaaacaaaCGCTAATGTTGAAAACGTGTTAAATGAATCTGTATTTCCGTCGCATGGAACTGACCATAGGGTAGGAGATACGACGACGTCTTTTACTGAATTACCGACTAAAGGACAACCTGAAGAGAATGATACAGTTGTGGGAAATCTAAACG AAT